Genomic segment of Acidobacteriota bacterium:
CACAGCTCTCTCGGACCGGCCGGTCACAATCGCACCGGTCGGTTATCATTCGCCGCGGAGGAGCGCACCCTATGGACCACTTCGAGAACCTGTTCATCGGCATCGCCGGCATGATCGGCGCCGGCAAATCGACCCTGGCGACGGCGCTGGGCAAGCATCTCGAGATCGACGTCTACTACGAGCCGGTGGACGACAACGAGTACCTGGCGGATTTCTATCGCGAGACCGAGCGCTACGCCTTCGCGATGCAGATCTACCTGCTCAACCGCCGCTTCCAACAGCACCAAGAAATCATCTGGCGCGGGCGTTCGGCGGTGCAGGATCGGACGATCTACGAAGACTCGATCTTTGCCCGCATGCTGGCCGAGTCGGGCATGATGGACGACCGCGACTACCGCACCTACCTCGAGCTCTTCCG
This window contains:
- a CDS encoding deoxynucleoside kinase; protein product: MDHFENLFIGIAGMIGAGKSTLATALGKHLEIDVYYEPVDDNEYLADFYRETERYAFAMQIYLLNRRFQQHQEIIWRGRSAVQDRTIYEDSIFARMLAESGMMDDRDYRTYLELFRHMSNFMCKPNVIVYLDVAPELSLERIQARNRGIESGVTLEYLSALYKGYEDFITDISRVIPVIRVDYERYATAEEMAQVIRREYLDHSFLRHATRFDPTR